The sequence AGGATGGAAAAAATCTCAGTGCGAGTTATTCAAATACTAATCTTTGGTGTGGCTTTCTTGCTTTGGGAAATATGTGCTAATACCAAAATAGTAGATCCATTTATTACAAGTCAGCCGTCGAGAGTTTTTAATACAATGGTTCGCCTTTATGAAGATGGGGTTCTTTTTCATCATATTGGAATAACCTGTTGGGAAGCCTTCGTGGGCTTTGTCTTAGGAACCCTTGTCGGGACGATAATAGCCATAATGTTGTGGTGGTCTGAATTTTTGTGCAAAATCTTAGAACCATACTTAGTAATTCTAAATAGTTTGCCTAAAATTGCCTTGGGTCCAGTTTTTATTGTATGGATTGGTGCGGGGCCTCCGGCGATTATTGTTATGACTTTAGCTATTTCACTGATCGTAACAGTTTTGGAAGTGTTAAACGGCTTCTTAACGGTTGATCGAGAGAAGATCAAACTTGTTCAGACCTTTGGCGGTTCAAAATATCAAGTCCTTACAAAAGTAGTGCTTCCGGCTTCTTACCCTACGATTATCAATGCTTTGAAAATCAATGTGGGCTTGTCATGGGTAGGGGTTATTGTTGGAGAATTTTTAGTTTCTAAAGCGGGGTTAGGTTATCTCATTGTCTACGGGGGGCAAGTATTTAAACTAGACCTAGTTATGACTAGTGTCATTATTTTAGGTGTGGCAGCAGCGGTCATGTATCAGGGGGTGGTTTACCTTGAAAAGATGCTTGTGAAAAACAAGGCTTGAGTCAATGCTTAGGCAGCATGTAAAAGGTTGAATATCTTAAAGGAGGAGCGACATGTTTAGAAAAAGATTTATGCCCGTACTTATTACCGTGATTCTTGGGATTTCTATGGTGCTCTCTGGTTGCAACAAGCAAACTGAGCTGACTAAGGTTAAATTATCTGAGGTTACCCATTCTGTTTTCTATGCTCCCCAGTATGTAGCAATGAGTAAGGGGTTCTTTAAAGAGGAAGGACTTGAGGTTGAACTAACTAATGGCCAAGGCGCTGATAAGGTTATGACCGCCGTATTATCAGGCCAAGTAGACATTGGTTTCGCTGGACCTGAGGCGAGTGTCTACGTCCATAACGAGGGAAAAGAGAATAACAGCGTTGTTTTTGCCCAGTTGACCAACGGGGATGGAACGTTTCTAATGGGCAGAGAACCTGATCCTGACTTTAAATGGAGTGATCTGAAAGGAAAGACCGTAATCGGCGGACGTAAAGGTGGAATGCCAGCGATTGTCCTCCAGTATGTGTTGAGCAAAAATGGCATGGCGGTAGGAAAAGATGTCTCCATTGACACGACGATGCAATTCGCGGCAATGCCCGGAGCTTTTATAGGAGGGCAAGGGGATTATGTAATTATCTTTGAACCTACTGCATCAAGCATGGAGAAAGAAGGTAAAGCTTATATAGTTGCTTCTTTAGGTAAAGAGAGTGGAGAAGTTCCTTATACTGCCTATTTTGCGAAGAAGAGTATGATCGAAAAAAATCCAGAGCTTATTCAGAAGTTTACGAACGCCATCTATAAAGGGCAGAAGTGGGTAGCAAGTCATACTCCTGAAGAAATTGCCTTGGCTATAAAGCTTCAATTCCCGGAAGAAAACGACCAAATTCTTATTAGTGCTATTAAGCGTTATAAAGAACAAAACTCTTGGAAAACAGACCCTATTCTCCAGGAAAATGATTTTTATCTCTTGCAGCAAATCATTAAAGATGCCGGAGAGCTTAACAAAATAGCACCTTACGAAAAAGTTGTCACAAAGCAATTTGGGGAAAATGCTATAAAGAATGTTAAGTAATCGAGTGAAAGTTATTTAAAATAACTTGGGATTAGGCTTATAGCTTGATCCCTTTTTCATATAAAGAAATATATCCAGAAGGCAAAAAATTAAGGATGAAAGAAAGTCCTACACAAGCTAATTGACAGAAATTCAAGAATACTGGATAATAGAGGAATCATCCTAAAAGACGTAAAAAGATGTTAGAGATTTTAAGCGGCTGAGTTTAATAAGTCCGATTACGATATGGAGAAAAGAATGATAAATCAAAAAGAGTCTACTGGGTTAGCGGTTTTATTAATACTTATTTCCACATTTGGTTTTAGCTTGTACCCGATTTTAGGAAAAGTAGTTTTTGGAGGAGGGGCAGGTCTTTCTACAGTATTATTTGTTAGGTTTTCCATAGCATC comes from Desulfosporosinus meridiei DSM 13257 and encodes:
- a CDS encoding ABC transporter substrate-binding protein; this encodes MFRKRFMPVLITVILGISMVLSGCNKQTELTKVKLSEVTHSVFYAPQYVAMSKGFFKEEGLEVELTNGQGADKVMTAVLSGQVDIGFAGPEASVYVHNEGKENNSVVFAQLTNGDGTFLMGREPDPDFKWSDLKGKTVIGGRKGGMPAIVLQYVLSKNGMAVGKDVSIDTTMQFAAMPGAFIGGQGDYVIIFEPTASSMEKEGKAYIVASLGKESGEVPYTAYFAKKSMIEKNPELIQKFTNAIYKGQKWVASHTPEEIALAIKLQFPEENDQILISAIKRYKEQNSWKTDPILQENDFYLLQQIIKDAGELNKIAPYEKVVTKQFGENAIKNVK
- a CDS encoding ABC transporter permease; this encodes MSNLIDDRVSKETQVTNISQEHIDYLHRVRMEKISVRVIQILIFGVAFLLWEICANTKIVDPFITSQPSRVFNTMVRLYEDGVLFHHIGITCWEAFVGFVLGTLVGTIIAIMLWWSEFLCKILEPYLVILNSLPKIALGPVFIVWIGAGPPAIIVMTLAISLIVTVLEVLNGFLTVDREKIKLVQTFGGSKYQVLTKVVLPASYPTIINALKINVGLSWVGVIVGEFLVSKAGLGYLIVYGGQVFKLDLVMTSVIILGVAAAVMYQGVVYLEKMLVKNKA